The Pyxidicoccus sp. MSG2 DNA segment GCAAGGCGAAGATTTCGTACGTGCTGAACACGCACTACCACTTCGACCACACGGGCGGTAACGGCGTGTTCGGTCGCGAGGGCCGCATCGTCGCGCAGCGCGAGGTGCGCACGCGCCTGGTGGCCGGCGTCGACATGGGCCCCATGGGCAAGATTCCTCCCGCGAAGAAGGAGGCCCTGCCGGTCATCACCTACGACACGGGCATGTCCCTCTACTTCAACGGCGAGGAGATTCGCCTGACGCACCTGCCCGCGGGCCACACGGACGGCGACTCGATGGTGTACTTCGTGGGCTCCAACGTGCTGCACATGGGCGACCACTTCTTCGTGGGCGCGTTCCCGTTCATCGACCTGAATGGCGGCGGCTCGGTGGAGGGCTACCTGGCCAACGTCGAGAAGGTGCTGGCCACGCTGCCGCAGGGCGTGAAGATCATCCCCGGCCACGGTCCGCTGGCGGGCCGCGCGGAGCTGGAGAGCTTCGTGGCCGCCATCCGCGAGTCGGTGTCGCTGGTGCGCGCCCGGCGCGACGCGGGCAAGACGCTGGCGCAGGTGAAGGCCGAGGGCCTGCCGGAGAAGTTCAAGCCGTGGGGCGCCGGCTTCATCAACCAGGACACGTGGCTGGAGACGGTGTTCACCAGCCTGGAGAAGGGCGCGAAGAAGGTGAGCGCGCCCACGCCGTAGTCGTCAGTCGAGCCACGGTGCCCGGGGCCCGGCCGCGATGCGGCGGGCCCCGTTTCATTTCCGCGTGGCGATGACGGTGCTGAGTGGCGTGAAGGGCTCGGGGAGGATGCCGTCGCGCACCTCGACGGTGAAGCCCTCCGCCTCCA contains these protein-coding regions:
- a CDS encoding MBL fold metallo-hydrolase; its protein translation is MRSLLAVLVAIPSVALAQLPDPAKGNVTSEPVAGNVHMLTGVGGNIGVSVGPDGLLIVDDQFEVLAPKINKAIDKLSKAKISYVLNTHYHFDHTGGNGVFGREGRIVAQREVRTRLVAGVDMGPMGKIPPAKKEALPVITYDTGMSLYFNGEEIRLTHLPAGHTDGDSMVYFVGSNVLHMGDHFFVGAFPFIDLNGGGSVEGYLANVEKVLATLPQGVKIIPGHGPLAGRAELESFVAAIRESVSLVRARRDAGKTLAQVKAEGLPEKFKPWGAGFINQDTWLETVFTSLEKGAKKVSAPTP